A region from the Paenarthrobacter aurescens genome encodes:
- a CDS encoding sigma-70 family RNA polymerase sigma factor gives MDGTAPTEGTGQQGKHDGGSVAVEDSDAQLVMLVRGGSQSAFETLFARHRSSARTVAAAQLDNFADVEDVVADAFTSVYQALAAGKGPDSFFRAYLLTTVRRVAHRMNRDATRISPTSESYILDSVHAHDDPAIAKFESSAVAQAFRSLPERWQEVLWYVDIEGMKPAAAAPLLGLSPNGVSALAIRARERLRQAYLQNHITSSAGEACEEYSTQLGAYSREGLSRRKQALVQEHLEGCPKCTALLLDLNDVQTAMRAWIFPLVAGAAFSSVFPALAGAGDGPGTQGTGGTVSQGISSKGISLAWKVGAGALAVAAVAASAAMAFGGAGSDTSVPPKADAPPAVDQPTAPELKPPAVEDISQKYPLFPDLSDPSSGTPEKPVLFPFPPSSKPGTGLLPNPWPSPGEPLPPTLQPLPTITASAPPTVPVLPPASNPSPTPSASATPSPSTTATAGPSPSPTPTPSPAPSETQAPAPAVTATFSAEQGTTASDTNVTVTFKLKDQTPVPSSAEVVFTISAGTDMIPGKLTAPAGWNCSKEAAVTTQFRCTSTAVNPGELTFVLGIFKQDAGETATLDYSFSAAGIEKVSFTNTF, from the coding sequence ATGGACGGGACAGCTCCAACGGAGGGCACCGGGCAGCAAGGAAAGCACGACGGCGGTTCGGTCGCGGTAGAGGACAGCGACGCACAACTGGTGATGCTGGTCCGGGGCGGCAGCCAGTCTGCGTTCGAGACGCTCTTTGCGCGGCACCGTTCCAGTGCCCGGACCGTGGCTGCAGCGCAACTGGACAACTTTGCCGACGTTGAGGATGTTGTGGCAGACGCATTCACCTCCGTTTACCAGGCCTTGGCCGCCGGGAAGGGACCCGACTCCTTCTTCCGCGCCTACCTTCTGACAACGGTCCGGCGTGTGGCCCACCGAATGAATCGGGATGCCACCCGTATCAGCCCCACGTCCGAGTCCTACATTTTGGATTCCGTGCATGCCCATGATGATCCGGCTATCGCCAAGTTTGAATCCTCAGCCGTGGCCCAGGCTTTCCGTTCCCTGCCCGAACGTTGGCAGGAAGTCCTTTGGTACGTGGACATCGAGGGAATGAAGCCGGCCGCGGCCGCACCACTTCTGGGCCTGAGCCCCAATGGAGTATCCGCCCTGGCCATCCGGGCGCGGGAGCGGCTGCGCCAGGCATACCTCCAGAACCACATCACTTCCTCCGCAGGGGAGGCCTGCGAGGAATACTCAACGCAGCTGGGCGCCTACTCCCGCGAAGGGCTCAGCAGACGCAAGCAAGCTTTGGTACAGGAGCACCTGGAAGGCTGCCCCAAGTGCACCGCCCTGCTCCTGGATCTCAACGACGTCCAAACCGCCATGCGCGCATGGATTTTCCCGCTGGTAGCAGGGGCAGCATTCAGCTCCGTCTTCCCGGCGCTGGCCGGGGCGGGCGACGGCCCTGGAACCCAGGGCACCGGCGGCACCGTGTCACAAGGCATATCATCCAAAGGCATCTCCCTCGCATGGAAAGTGGGCGCCGGTGCCTTAGCCGTTGCCGCTGTTGCAGCGAGTGCCGCCATGGCTTTCGGAGGTGCGGGATCGGACACCTCGGTGCCGCCGAAGGCTGACGCGCCGCCGGCCGTGGACCAGCCCACTGCACCAGAGCTGAAGCCGCCCGCGGTGGAGGACATTTCACAGAAGTATCCACTCTTTCCGGACCTGAGTGATCCGTCCAGCGGGACTCCTGAGAAGCCCGTCCTCTTCCCCTTCCCACCCAGCAGCAAACCAGGCACAGGCCTGCTGCCGAATCCGTGGCCGTCACCCGGGGAACCTCTGCCCCCGACGCTACAACCGCTGCCCACCATCACAGCTTCGGCTCCACCCACCGTTCCAGTACTCCCGCCCGCCTCAAACCCTTCCCCGACGCCCTCCGCAAGCGCCACCCCCTCTCCAAGCACCACAGCAACCGCCGGCCCGAGCCCCAGCCCCACACCGACTCCGAGCCCAGCCCCGAGCGAAACCCAGGCACCCGCTCCTGCGGTAACGGCCACGTTCAGCGCTGAGCAGGGGACAACGGCGTCGGATACCAACGTCACTGTCACCTTCAAACTCAAGGACCAAACGCCGGTGCCCTCCTCGGCCGAGGTGGTGTTCACCATTTCTGCCGGCACGGACATGATCCCGGGCAAACTGACTGCACCGGCGGGATGGAACTGTTCCAAGGAAGCGGCCGTGACCACGCAATTCCGTTGCACCAGCACCGCTGTGAACCCTGGGGAGTTGACCTTCGTCCTCGGAATTTTCAAGCAGGACGCAGGGGAGACGGCCACCCTTGACTATTCATTCAGCGCCGCCGGCATTGAAAAAGTCAGCTTCACCAATACCTTCTAG
- a CDS encoding SDR family oxidoreductase: protein MTTRANELTALVTGATAGLGAEFARQLAEAGHHLVLVARDEQRLKDTAEELERDFSISAEVLPADLTTDVGVSAVADRLRDAARPVDVLVNNAGVGLLKSFERNDLEEERRHLRLHVQTPMELSHAALEFMLARGKGRIINVASVAAFANRGSYSAAKAWQVTFSRWANIAYAASGVQVTAVCPGFTHTEFHDRMGMDKSVAPRFLWLTAERVVREGLEDNAKGKGVSIPTRRYKVVSFFARVLPAKLTSGPPRRPIER from the coding sequence ATGACCACTCGAGCCAATGAACTCACAGCCCTCGTCACCGGGGCCACCGCCGGGCTCGGCGCGGAATTCGCCCGCCAGCTCGCCGAAGCCGGACATCACCTGGTCCTGGTAGCCCGTGATGAACAGCGCTTGAAGGACACCGCGGAGGAACTTGAACGCGACTTCAGTATCTCGGCGGAGGTCCTGCCCGCGGACCTGACCACCGACGTCGGCGTTTCAGCTGTTGCTGACCGCCTGCGGGACGCGGCCCGGCCAGTGGATGTACTGGTCAACAATGCCGGAGTGGGGCTGTTGAAGTCCTTCGAACGAAATGACCTCGAGGAAGAGCGCCGGCACCTGAGGCTCCACGTGCAAACACCCATGGAGCTTAGCCATGCGGCCCTTGAATTCATGCTTGCCCGCGGGAAGGGCCGGATCATTAACGTAGCCAGCGTGGCCGCCTTCGCCAACAGGGGCAGCTACTCGGCGGCCAAAGCCTGGCAGGTGACTTTCAGCCGCTGGGCCAACATCGCCTACGCCGCATCCGGCGTGCAGGTTACAGCGGTTTGCCCCGGTTTCACCCACACCGAATTTCACGATCGCATGGGCATGGACAAAAGCGTGGCTCCGCGCTTCCTTTGGCTGACCGCCGAGCGCGTAGTGCGTGAAGGGCTGGAGGACAACGCCAAAGGCAAGGGTGTCTCCATCCCCACGCGCCGCTACAAGGTGGTCAGCTTCTTCGCCCGGGTACTCCCGGCCAAGCTGACGTCCGGCCCGCCACGGCGCCCAATTGAACGATAA
- a CDS encoding DMT family transporter: MSPNSSATTLLQPVISTRTSTGIWWGLLGVVAFSFTVPLTRVAVEGMSPLFIGAGRAVVAAVLAALALAFTRQRLPQGVQWIRLAVVAGGIVAGFPLLTTFALTSTSASHGAVVIALLPAATATAAVIRGRERPRPLFWILTIVGVIAAVAFALIQSGGFGSLHWADLLLLGAVVAAAIGYAEGGLLARELGAWQTISWALVVASPLMIVLTVVSLLPGIPSATPLQWLSFAYLGVVSMFLGFFAWYRGLAIGPMAQVSQIQLVQPVMSIAWAGLLLSESITWITVAGGLAVIFCAGAAVRVRLRKDEPHPPRVADVESARTS, from the coding sequence ATGAGTCCTAATAGTAGCGCTACTACTCTTTTGCAGCCAGTGATATCCACCCGTACATCAACAGGTATCTGGTGGGGCCTCTTGGGCGTCGTCGCTTTCTCCTTCACTGTTCCGCTGACGCGAGTGGCTGTGGAGGGCATGTCTCCGCTCTTCATTGGCGCCGGACGGGCCGTGGTGGCCGCCGTTCTTGCAGCGCTGGCTCTGGCGTTCACACGGCAACGGTTACCACAGGGCGTTCAGTGGATCCGCCTTGCGGTGGTGGCTGGAGGGATCGTGGCCGGATTCCCGTTGCTCACCACTTTTGCCCTCACCAGCACCTCGGCCAGCCACGGCGCAGTGGTGATCGCACTTCTGCCCGCCGCCACGGCCACCGCGGCGGTGATCAGGGGACGCGAACGCCCCAGGCCGCTGTTCTGGATACTGACCATTGTTGGAGTGATCGCAGCGGTGGCGTTCGCCCTGATTCAATCCGGCGGCTTCGGTTCGCTGCACTGGGCCGACCTCCTGCTCCTCGGCGCAGTAGTTGCTGCCGCGATTGGCTATGCGGAAGGCGGCTTGCTGGCACGGGAACTCGGCGCATGGCAGACCATTTCCTGGGCGCTGGTGGTCGCCTCACCTCTCATGATCGTGCTGACGGTGGTTTCGCTGCTTCCGGGCATTCCTTCGGCCACACCCCTCCAATGGTTGTCCTTCGCCTACCTTGGCGTGGTGAGCATGTTCCTGGGCTTCTTCGCCTGGTACCGCGGCCTGGCCATCGGACCCATGGCGCAGGTCAGCCAGATCCAACTCGTCCAACCGGTCATGAGCATCGCCTGGGCAGGCCTGCTGTTAAGCGAGTCGATCACCTGGATCACCGTAGCGGGCGGCCTCGCAGTGATCTTCTGCGCCGGTGCGGCCGTTCGCGTCAGGCTCAGGAAGGACGAGCCACATCCACCGCGGGTAGCCGATGTGGAGTCGGCCAGGACCTCGTAG
- a CDS encoding SRPBCC family protein, with the protein MPVAFVCRTRSSMSPQELFDLSRNIDAHVGSMTHSREKAIAGVTTGLISEGETVTWQAWHLGVRFRMTSRITRMEAPSSFSDEQVKGPFKYLRHTHEFRPDGNGTLMVDTVEFAAPFGPLGRLVEKLILARYLQNLIEKRNGFLVAETRPGMDSRQ; encoded by the coding sequence ATGCCCGTTGCTTTCGTTTGCCGCACCCGCTCCAGCATGTCACCGCAGGAGCTGTTCGATCTTTCCCGCAACATTGACGCCCATGTGGGCTCCATGACGCACAGCCGCGAGAAGGCAATTGCGGGTGTGACCACCGGACTGATCTCCGAAGGTGAAACTGTCACCTGGCAGGCCTGGCACCTCGGAGTCCGGTTCCGCATGACCAGCCGCATCACGCGGATGGAGGCGCCGTCGTCGTTCTCCGATGAGCAGGTGAAGGGCCCTTTCAAGTACCTCCGCCACACGCACGAGTTCCGGCCCGATGGCAACGGGACCCTCATGGTGGATACCGTGGAATTCGCTGCTCCGTTCGGCCCGCTGGGCAGGCTGGTGGAGAAACTGATCCTTGCCCGTTATTTGCAGAACCTTATTGAGAAACGCAACGGGTTCCTGGTGGCCGAAACCCGGCCCGGAATGGATTCCAGGCAATGA
- the pnuC gene encoding nicotinamide riboside transporter PnuC — protein sequence MTLLDWMNSPAIPDLFGSPVSWIEIIGFVTGAACVYGVAKQELWNWPIGILNNIAFTVLFLGAGLYGEAVLQVIFAVVAVYGWYNWIRGKAGTRSRNDLPIRDAGSKEILLGLGVTAVGTAAVAMVLTHGTDSQVPWPDAFVLTASLVATYGQARKIFQHWYVWIFIDVVSIPLYFSRGLTLTALLYIGFLALCVYGLIDWKRARSAETPATPEALTAGV from the coding sequence ATGACACTGCTCGACTGGATGAATTCCCCGGCGATTCCCGATCTTTTTGGCAGCCCGGTGAGCTGGATCGAAATCATCGGTTTCGTTACCGGCGCCGCGTGCGTCTACGGTGTGGCCAAGCAGGAGCTGTGGAACTGGCCCATCGGAATCCTCAACAACATTGCATTCACCGTCCTGTTCCTGGGAGCGGGCCTTTATGGTGAAGCTGTCCTGCAGGTCATTTTCGCCGTCGTTGCCGTTTACGGCTGGTACAACTGGATCCGTGGCAAGGCCGGCACCCGGAGCCGGAATGATCTCCCCATCCGTGACGCCGGCTCCAAGGAGATACTCCTCGGCCTGGGAGTCACCGCAGTGGGCACGGCAGCCGTAGCGATGGTCCTCACCCACGGAACCGATTCCCAGGTTCCCTGGCCGGACGCCTTTGTGCTGACCGCGTCCTTGGTGGCCACCTACGGTCAAGCCAGGAAAATCTTCCAGCACTGGTACGTATGGATCTTCATTGATGTGGTTTCCATTCCGCTCTACTTCAGCCGCGGACTGACGTTGACCGCGCTCCTCTACATCGGATTCCTGGCTCTTTGCGTCTACGGACTCATCGATTGGAAGCGAGCACGAAGCGCTGAAACCCCGGCCACCCCCGAAGCCCTGACGGCAGGAGTCTGA
- a CDS encoding FUSC family protein, giving the protein MPALMVHARELHRLGPANNDRLSAVRVALSVAVPGMFLLLIGRPDLMMYAVFGALTGMYGRNETHQLRLKHQAQAALFLVGGLTIGVFLSANHIHSWWLVLVATLFAGAGSLYADSVRLKPIGPFFGILALGACASVPTSVPLTTAVLIGAGSAAFSLVVGFGGWFRSRTWVAGAGRGVPALRGPQSQAALVHAARYSLAVGAAGAIGVLSGSGHPHWAMAAAAVPLAGADLPSRVHRGIHRIVGTFLGLGIVAVVLFPGPLSPLHYFPGHTTVVLAVLVVLCQFPTELFMARHYGWAMVFFTPVILLIAQLAAPMDPGVLVMERAIETFVGAVVGIAVAVLVRSRRGGLVGPPAG; this is encoded by the coding sequence GTGCCCGCATTGATGGTCCACGCCCGTGAACTCCACCGTTTGGGCCCCGCCAACAACGATCGCCTCTCGGCAGTCCGGGTGGCCCTCAGTGTTGCAGTACCCGGGATGTTCCTCCTGCTCATCGGCCGCCCGGACCTCATGATGTACGCGGTTTTTGGTGCCCTCACCGGCATGTACGGCCGCAACGAAACCCACCAACTCAGGCTCAAACACCAAGCCCAGGCCGCCCTGTTCCTGGTGGGCGGCCTGACCATAGGGGTGTTCCTTTCCGCCAACCACATCCACTCGTGGTGGTTGGTCCTGGTGGCCACGCTGTTCGCCGGCGCCGGCTCCTTGTACGCCGACTCTGTTCGGCTCAAGCCCATTGGCCCCTTCTTCGGCATCCTTGCCCTCGGCGCCTGCGCCTCCGTGCCCACCAGTGTTCCGTTGACGACGGCGGTACTCATCGGAGCCGGGTCGGCGGCCTTCTCCCTGGTGGTTGGTTTCGGCGGCTGGTTCCGATCCCGCACATGGGTGGCCGGCGCCGGCCGCGGCGTTCCTGCCCTTCGCGGCCCGCAAAGCCAGGCCGCATTAGTCCATGCAGCACGCTATTCGTTGGCCGTCGGCGCAGCCGGGGCCATTGGAGTTCTCAGTGGCAGCGGCCACCCGCATTGGGCCATGGCAGCGGCCGCCGTGCCTCTTGCCGGAGCCGACCTCCCAAGCCGCGTCCACCGGGGTATCCACAGAATCGTGGGGACCTTCCTCGGATTGGGGATAGTCGCCGTCGTGCTTTTTCCCGGTCCGCTCTCCCCGCTTCATTACTTCCCCGGCCACACCACCGTGGTGCTGGCTGTGCTGGTGGTGCTCTGCCAATTTCCCACCGAGCTGTTCATGGCAAGGCACTATGGCTGGGCCATGGTGTTCTTCACGCCCGTCATCCTGCTGATTGCGCAGCTGGCTGCGCCCATGGATCCGGGGGTGCTGGTCATGGAACGCGCAATTGAGACCTTCGTGGGAGCCGTGGTGGGCATCGCCGTGGCAGTGCTGGTGAGGTCACGGCGGGGCGGGCTGGTTGGCCCGCCGGCTGGTTAG
- a CDS encoding VOC family protein: protein MREIAAESAGPVGSIHHLEIWVPFLERAKEEWGWLLGELGYQPFQEWPTGCSWKLDGTYVVVEQTDATTATTHRRTDPGVNHVAFHAGTRENVDRIRALGADAGWYEMFESKYPHAGGPDHYAAYLLNTDSYEVELVAG, encoded by the coding sequence ATGCGTGAGATTGCCGCGGAATCCGCCGGCCCTGTGGGTTCCATCCACCACCTTGAGATCTGGGTGCCATTCCTTGAGCGGGCAAAGGAGGAGTGGGGCTGGCTGCTGGGTGAACTCGGATATCAGCCATTCCAGGAGTGGCCCACAGGGTGCAGCTGGAAGCTTGATGGCACGTATGTGGTGGTGGAGCAGACAGATGCCACCACTGCCACTACCCACCGGCGCACTGATCCCGGAGTCAATCACGTGGCGTTCCATGCCGGGACCCGGGAGAATGTGGACCGGATCAGGGCGCTCGGTGCGGACGCGGGCTGGTACGAGATGTTCGAGTCGAAGTATCCGCACGCCGGAGGTCCGGACCACTATGCGGCGTACCTGCTCAACACCGATAGTTACGAAGTGGAGCTGGTGGCGGGCTAG
- a CDS encoding NUDIX hydrolase → MTQGSKSAREFLESYNPGDYPSIALTADLVVFAVSAGTLNVALVRRGGHPFKGALALPGGFVGPEESAEQAARRELAEETALDLGSLPVHLEQLATYTHPDRDPRMRVVTVAHLALLATDGTVLPEIAAGSDAAAAAWHPVHHILSSNELAFDHQAILQEGLKRLAGKMEYTTVAARLLPEEFTLTQLRTVYDAVWDTALPAGNFTRKMMPHLTDTGRKARAATGGAPAALFTAADRHIHPPLANPGTNPAGNQASKPASKVKGLV, encoded by the coding sequence ATGACCCAGGGATCAAAGTCAGCCAGGGAATTTCTGGAAAGCTACAACCCCGGAGATTACCCTTCCATAGCCCTTACTGCGGATCTGGTGGTATTTGCGGTGTCTGCGGGTACGTTGAACGTTGCTTTGGTGCGCCGGGGAGGGCATCCCTTCAAGGGTGCGCTGGCACTGCCCGGTGGATTTGTTGGGCCCGAGGAGTCTGCCGAACAGGCGGCGCGGCGGGAACTCGCCGAAGAGACAGCACTGGACCTGGGGAGCCTGCCGGTCCACCTGGAGCAGTTGGCAACGTACACCCACCCGGACAGGGATCCCCGGATGAGGGTGGTTACAGTGGCGCATCTGGCCCTGCTTGCAACTGACGGAACTGTGCTTCCGGAGATCGCCGCCGGCTCTGACGCCGCAGCTGCCGCGTGGCATCCTGTCCACCACATTCTCAGCAGCAATGAACTGGCCTTCGATCACCAGGCCATCCTGCAGGAGGGCCTGAAGCGGCTGGCCGGAAAAATGGAATACACCACTGTAGCCGCACGCCTGCTGCCGGAGGAGTTCACCCTGACGCAGCTCCGCACGGTCTATGACGCCGTGTGGGACACCGCCTTGCCCGCCGGAAACTTCACCCGCAAGATGATGCCTCACCTGACGGACACTGGCCGGAAAGCGAGGGCCGCTACCGGTGGTGCACCAGCGGCGCTGTTCACCGCCGCTGATCGGCACATTCATCCGCCCCTTGCCAATCCGGGCACCAACCCGGCAGGCAACCAGGCCAGCAAGCCGGCCAGCAAAGTGAAGGGACTAGTCTAG
- a CDS encoding AAA family ATPase, producing MFKQAMVIGKFYPPHAGHAHLVTTAAAQTGKVAVLVLGSRFESITVDERVKWLTAELHDVDGVEIMGMRNDCPEDYHSDEIWKAQTELMRLALKSHGVTKVDAVFTSEKYGARLAEAFGAESVLVDPSRTAYPISGTQCREDLADAWPSIIAPARQELATRIILVGAESTGTTTLAKALTEHYRPRFPRIADVPEYGREYTYEKFNKLRCGTPGAGLEDMVWTPEDFSVIGARQNQMENAAADACPLVIADTDALATTLWERYYLGDGSYGSFHAADVLPRRDLYLVTDHEGVAFEDDGWREGEHRRAEMTEWFKETLTGEGHSWVLVTGDRERRLKTAIEMIDLMIAQRSGFTSPPWATRTVVANTALEGAMA from the coding sequence ATGTTCAAGCAAGCCATGGTCATCGGCAAGTTCTACCCGCCACACGCAGGCCACGCACATTTGGTGACCACCGCCGCGGCGCAGACCGGGAAGGTGGCGGTCCTGGTGCTGGGCAGCCGTTTCGAGTCCATCACTGTTGATGAGAGGGTCAAGTGGCTGACCGCTGAACTTCATGACGTTGACGGAGTGGAAATCATGGGAATGCGCAACGACTGCCCCGAGGATTACCACTCGGACGAGATCTGGAAAGCTCAAACAGAGCTGATGCGGCTGGCCTTGAAGAGCCATGGCGTGACGAAAGTTGATGCTGTGTTCACTTCTGAGAAATATGGTGCCCGGCTTGCCGAGGCGTTCGGGGCAGAGAGTGTCCTGGTGGACCCCTCCCGGACTGCTTACCCGATCAGCGGCACTCAATGCCGCGAAGACCTCGCTGATGCATGGCCCTCCATCATCGCTCCCGCCCGCCAGGAACTGGCAACACGGATCATCCTGGTGGGCGCCGAATCAACAGGCACCACCACCTTGGCCAAAGCGCTCACTGAGCACTACCGGCCGAGGTTCCCCAGGATTGCCGATGTCCCCGAGTATGGCCGTGAATACACCTATGAAAAGTTCAATAAGCTCCGCTGCGGGACGCCCGGGGCTGGTCTGGAAGACATGGTGTGGACTCCCGAGGACTTCAGCGTGATCGGCGCCCGGCAGAACCAGATGGAAAACGCTGCAGCGGATGCCTGCCCCTTGGTGATAGCAGACACTGATGCGCTGGCCACCACCTTGTGGGAACGGTACTACCTCGGTGACGGAAGCTACGGATCCTTCCACGCAGCAGACGTCCTGCCGCGGAGGGATCTGTACCTGGTAACCGATCACGAGGGTGTGGCTTTTGAAGATGACGGCTGGCGTGAAGGTGAACACCGACGGGCAGAAATGACCGAGTGGTTCAAGGAAACACTGACCGGGGAAGGGCACTCCTGGGTGCTGGTTACCGGTGACCGGGAACGCCGGCTGAAGACCGCCATTGAGATGATTGACCTGATGATTGCCCAGCGGAGTGGGTTTACTTCACCTCCCTGGGCAACCCGAACAGTTGTGGCCAACACCGCCTTGGAAGGAGCGATGGCATGA
- a CDS encoding IucA/IucC family siderophore biosynthesis protein, with translation MTTTAGTAEHAETTISAAAEPVSHLTPERWAIANRHLVRKAIAEFSHERILVPELIRQEAAGVGLFKVVSDDDATEYRFRARVLQLEHWSVTSESIVRLRDGQELPVDALDFIAEFHEALAIRQEMLPVYLEEISSTLASHAYKQGKPFSSAELAAGVTGGTDRAADFQAIEHSMTEGHPCFVANNGRLGFGIADYHAFAPETGATVKLQWIAVHRSKAVFTSSAGLDYRTHFEAELGPATLAWFNAELSASGLDPEEYLLMPVHPWQWDNKLTVTFAAEIAQRHIVNLGTGEDSYQAQQSIRTFFNTDYPEKAYVKTAMSVLNMGFMRGLSPQYMKATPAINDWLQELISKDQELQDRGLAMIRETAAIGYHNHYYEAASAKGSPYRKMLSALWRESPLPLLKDGQQLATMASLLHVDGAGNSVVSELIRRSGLAPTEWLRCYFEAYLVPLVHCLYEYELAFMPHGENVILILEDGVPVRAIMKDIAEEIVVMGDRLELPEEVSRVKAEIPAEEMVLAIFTDVFDCIFRFLGAILVEDGTLREDEFWGTAAAVLREYQQRHPELADQFAMHDLFAPDFELSCLNRLQLRNNQQMLDISDPSGGLQMAGRLANPLAKFA, from the coding sequence GTGACCACAACTGCCGGTACGGCCGAACACGCCGAAACCACCATCAGCGCGGCCGCCGAGCCCGTTTCCCATCTGACCCCGGAACGTTGGGCCATTGCCAACCGGCATCTGGTCCGCAAGGCCATTGCCGAGTTCTCCCACGAGCGCATCCTGGTTCCGGAGTTGATCCGCCAGGAGGCTGCCGGCGTCGGGCTATTCAAGGTAGTAAGCGACGACGACGCTACTGAGTACCGCTTCCGCGCCCGGGTCCTGCAGCTGGAGCACTGGTCCGTAACAAGCGAATCCATTGTTCGGTTGCGCGACGGCCAAGAGCTTCCGGTGGACGCCTTGGATTTCATTGCCGAATTCCACGAGGCTCTGGCCATCCGTCAGGAAATGCTGCCCGTGTATTTGGAAGAGATCAGCAGCACCCTGGCCAGCCACGCGTACAAGCAGGGCAAGCCTTTCAGCTCCGCGGAACTGGCTGCGGGTGTCACGGGCGGGACTGACCGGGCCGCTGACTTCCAGGCCATTGAGCACAGCATGACCGAGGGCCACCCTTGTTTCGTGGCCAACAATGGCCGGCTTGGATTTGGGATCGCGGACTACCACGCGTTCGCACCGGAAACAGGCGCAACCGTGAAACTGCAGTGGATCGCGGTGCACCGCAGCAAGGCAGTGTTCACCTCCAGCGCGGGGCTGGACTACCGCACGCACTTCGAGGCCGAACTCGGGCCTGCCACCCTCGCCTGGTTCAACGCAGAGCTTTCCGCCTCCGGCCTGGATCCTGAGGAATACCTCCTCATGCCGGTCCACCCCTGGCAGTGGGACAACAAGCTGACAGTGACGTTTGCAGCAGAAATCGCCCAGCGCCACATAGTGAACCTTGGCACGGGCGAGGACTCGTACCAGGCACAGCAGTCCATCCGCACCTTCTTTAACACCGATTATCCGGAGAAGGCCTACGTCAAAACGGCCATGTCCGTGCTGAACATGGGGTTCATGCGCGGACTGTCGCCGCAGTACATGAAGGCAACGCCGGCTATTAATGATTGGCTGCAGGAACTGATCAGCAAGGACCAGGAGCTCCAGGACCGGGGCCTGGCCATGATCCGTGAAACCGCGGCGATTGGATACCACAACCACTACTACGAGGCGGCTTCGGCCAAGGGTTCCCCCTACCGGAAGATGCTCTCCGCCCTGTGGAGGGAAAGTCCACTGCCGTTGCTCAAGGACGGTCAGCAGCTGGCTACCATGGCCTCATTGCTGCACGTGGATGGTGCCGGAAACTCCGTGGTATCCGAGCTGATCCGGCGGTCCGGCCTGGCGCCCACCGAGTGGCTTCGCTGCTACTTTGAGGCCTACCTCGTACCGTTGGTCCACTGCCTTTACGAGTACGAGCTCGCGTTCATGCCGCACGGTGAGAATGTCATCCTGATCCTCGAGGACGGCGTCCCGGTCCGCGCGATCATGAAGGATATTGCCGAGGAAATTGTGGTGATGGGGGACCGGCTGGAACTTCCCGAGGAAGTCTCCCGCGTGAAGGCGGAGATTCCGGCCGAGGAGATGGTCCTCGCGATCTTTACTGACGTGTTTGACTGCATCTTCCGCTTCCTGGGGGCCATCCTTGTGGAGGACGGCACCTTGCGGGAGGACGAGTTCTGGGGGACGGCCGCTGCCGTGCTGCGGGAGTACCAGCAACGCCACCCGGAGCTTGCGGATCAGTTCGCCATGCATGATCTCTTTGCTCCGGACTTCGAGCTGTCCTGCCTCAACCGGCTCCAGCTGAGGAACAACCAGCAGATGCTGGACATCTCGGATCCCTCCGGCGGGCTGCAGATGGCAGGCCGTCTGGCCAATCCCTTGGCCAAGTTCGCGTAG
- a CDS encoding GNAT family N-acetyltransferase — protein MIRLARADDLLMMQEIERAAGEAFRALGMDSIAEDEPLPVDELSSYAAAGRAWVSVDGLDYPVAYLLADVVDGDGHVEQVSVYPDQAHQGLGRELLHAARVWTRGHGMQRQTLSTFRDVPWNAPYYRRLGFEVLDAGSWGPELTRLMQHEAALGLTRWPRVAMWRPAVPPT, from the coding sequence ATGATCAGGCTCGCGCGTGCGGACGATCTCCTGATGATGCAGGAGATTGAGCGTGCCGCGGGCGAAGCGTTCCGGGCTTTGGGAATGGACTCGATTGCAGAGGACGAGCCTCTTCCGGTTGATGAGCTGAGCAGCTATGCCGCGGCCGGCCGCGCCTGGGTGTCCGTGGACGGACTCGATTACCCGGTGGCGTACCTGTTGGCGGACGTTGTTGACGGTGACGGTCATGTGGAACAGGTCAGCGTCTACCCGGATCAGGCGCATCAGGGGCTTGGCAGGGAACTGTTGCACGCGGCGCGCGTTTGGACGCGGGGCCACGGAATGCAGCGGCAAACCTTGAGCACTTTCCGGGACGTGCCGTGGAACGCCCCGTACTATCGTCGCCTGGGTTTTGAAGTGCTCGACGCCGGCAGCTGGGGTCCGGAGTTGACCCGCCTCATGCAGCACGAAGCCGCGTTGGGGCTGACCCGTTGGCCGCGGGTGGCCATGTGGCGCCCCGCGGTCCCGCCCACGTAG